The sequence below is a genomic window from Sorangiineae bacterium MSr12523.
TCCGGCGCGCCGTAGCCGTTGGCGATCAACGTGCCGCCACCCAGGCCGACCCACCAGCGATCCTTGGGGCCGAACTTCATGCGCCCCTCGACGTTCCACTCGATGGGCGTGTTGCGCTTCTTGAAGACGGTATCGCCGATGATGCTCGTGTCGCTGATGCCCGTCTGGCCGAAGACGCTCGCGCCGATCCGGAATTTCCCGCCCTTGATGGGCACGAAGCCGCCGACGGCCCAACGCCACTCGTTGCCGATACCCAACCCCTGGTCGTTCACGGGGTTGTTGATCGAGTTGCGCGGGCGGAAGTGCACGCCGGTGTTCGCGGTCAGCACGAACAAGTTGAAATCGTACTCGGCCTGAATCCCCACCAAGGCCGACGTGCTTCCGTCGCCACCGAAGCGCGAGTTGTTTCCGCTCGGCGCGAACAGGCTAAAGCTCGCTCCGAGAGCGCCCTTCTCATTGCCGGTTCGCAACACCACCGCGCGCAGGTCGATGCGTGTATCGCCCACCGACGGACCGCCGGTGGTGACGTTGGTCGCGCCCGCAGCACTCGAGGAGTACGTCGGATTCTGCCCATCTTGAATGAGCGTGACCGGCAGCGTCGCCGCGATGGTGAATCGATTGAGGAACTGGAAACCCAGCGTCGCGTACGTCGTGAACTGGTTGTCGATGACCGCCGTGGAGGAACGACTCAGTGTGTTGCGGTCGTTCGTCACATTGCTCGTGTGCAACGGTCGGAGCGAGTAACCCAAGGCCAATTGGCCGAAGAAAATCGGCTTTGGCTGGGTGACCGGCCGAAAGAGCACGGCGCCGTCCTCCGGTGCCCCAGGCACCTCCAGACGATCCAGGTGGAAGGTTGCTTGTTGAGCTTCCGCTCGCGTGCTGCTCAGCATCGCAGACGCGAAAAGCGCGGTCGCGCCCAGGGTCACGCCCAGTCGGCGGGCGATGGCGCGGCGGACTGGTCCGACGCCATCGGAGGAAAATTGTTGGGTCATGGTTCCGTCAGCTAGGAGAAGGAGCGGGAGGGAGGACTAACCTGCTGCTCACGGATGCTCACAACGACGCGTGATTTCCGATATGACGGCGTCTCTCGTCAAAGAGCCGCCTCCAGGACGCCCCGATGGTACGGAGAATCAAGCGCCACGTGAAGCGTCAAAAATCGCTGCCGATGTCGGCATGGCGCTTGACCGCTGCACACATGGATGCTTTCTTTCGCGCCCCGTCATGAAACGCACTTACCAGCCGCACAACCTCCGCCGCATTCGGACGCACGGGTTTCGCGCCCGCATGGCTACGCGTGGAGGGCAGCAAGTGCTCGCGAACCGTCGTCGTAAGGGTCGCAAGCGTCTCGCTGTCAGCATCTACAAGAAGTAACAAAAAGTAGTCCTGCCACGAAAGCGTCTTTCTGCTTCCGCCCCGAGCGACGAGTCCGGCGTCATGCCGACTATGTTCGCATTCAATCGGCAACCTCCGGGAGCGAACGCGTCTCCAGCCGGCATTACTATTTTCTCATAGCCCCATCACCCGACGGGCGCGCTTCGTCGCGCCCGCCGAACGATGTTCCCTCGCCCGCGCTTGCGCGTTTGGGCCTCATCGTCACCCGTAAATTGGGCGGCGCCGTGGTCCGTAACCGCATCAAGCGCATCTGTCGAGAGTGCTTCCGGCGTCTTGCCCAGGATGAACGCTGGGTTGCGGCCGGAACGGACGTCGTGGTGATCGCGCGTGCAGGGGCCGAAAAGCTTTCCATGACGGACGCGCTCGCCGAATGGGAGAAATTGCGACCGGTGATCCGCAAGCGCTCGTTACAAGCGCTGGCCAAAGCATCGAACAAGGGTCATCTTTCGCCACCAGGTCAGCGAAGCTAAAAGCGGCCACTACCGAGTGTCATGGTTCTGCACGTCGTCATAGCGCTGATCCGGCTTTACCAGCGCCTCATTTCCCCCCTCCTCGGCAACGTCTGCCGCTTCGAACCGTCGTGTTCGCGTTACGCGGTGGCCTGCCTCGAAGGCCATGGGGTATGGAAAGGCGGCTTGCTTTCGCTAAGGCGGCTGTGTAAGTGCCACCCGTT
It includes:
- the rpmH gene encoding 50S ribosomal protein L34, whose translation is MKRTYQPHNLRRIRTHGFRARMATRGGQQVLANRRRKGRKRLAVSIYKK
- the yidD gene encoding membrane protein insertion efficiency factor YidD; the protein is MVLHVVIALIRLYQRLISPLLGNVCRFEPSCSRYAVACLEGHGVWKGGLLSLRRLCKCHPFHPGGIDLPPRSASSAAPPIENVMKTTGIG
- a CDS encoding OmpA family protein, producing the protein MTQQFSSDGVGPVRRAIARRLGVTLGATALFASAMLSSTRAEAQQATFHLDRLEVPGAPEDGAVLFRPVTQPKPIFFGQLALGYSLRPLHTSNVTNDRNTLSRSSTAVIDNQFTTYATLGFQFLNRFTIAATLPVTLIQDGQNPTYSSSAAGATNVTTGGPSVGDTRIDLRAVVLRTGNEKGALGASFSLFAPSGNNSRFGGDGSTSALVGIQAEYDFNLFVLTANTGVHFRPRNSINNPVNDQGLGIGNEWRWAVGGFVPIKGGKFRIGASVFGQTGISDTSIIGDTVFKKRNTPIEWNVEGRMKFGPKDRWWVGLGGGTLIANGYGAPDLRVMGLIGAYLPISDSDANSPDRKAALHEKWRREAAGDADKDGIPDDIDACPNEPEDHQGADPNDGCPLPPDRDGDGIPDQYDRCPDQPEDKDGIEDGDGCPEDDADKDGVPDVTDACPDVPGKPSPDPKVNGCPQFIKKEGSVVRVLQQVHFAFGSSKILPDSFPMLQEIADLLKSSPAIKKMSIEGHTDNKGGADLNKKLSQSRADSVMKWLTEHGIEQPRLEAHGYGLERPIEDNATEKGRAANRRVEFKITEEEDPNKIKK
- the rnpA gene encoding ribonuclease P protein component, with the protein product MQSATSGSERVSSRHYYFLIAPSPDGRASSRPPNDVPSPALARLGLIVTRKLGGAVVRNRIKRICRECFRRLAQDERWVAAGTDVVVIARAGAEKLSMTDALAEWEKLRPVIRKRSLQALAKASNKGHLSPPGQRS